One stretch of Bacillota bacterium DNA includes these proteins:
- a CDS encoding ATP-binding cassette domain-containing protein, whose product MSDVLVKIENLAYRYPRTKRYVLTDINLEVERGEFVAIMGANGSGKTTLCQCLNGVIPHSQGGRLKGRVTVAGLDTQTSFTSQLAQKVGMVLDDPETQLFTTKISNEIAFGPENLCHPVKEIIERIGWTLKVVRLEGFEDRPPTALSGGQKQRLAIAAALSMLPEVMVLDEPTSQLDPVGTVEVFEVIQELKERHGMTILMATHKSEEIARFADKVVVLQEGRMVACDRPQVIFSDAKLMRETWIRPPQVSELASYLGERGVNLPACPVLKSDAVEAVTQLLSAKE is encoded by the coding sequence GTGTCTGACGTCCTGGTAAAAATAGAGAACCTGGCTTACCGGTATCCCCGGACCAAGCGTTATGTCCTGACCGACATCAACCTGGAAGTCGAGCGGGGCGAGTTCGTCGCCATCATGGGCGCCAACGGCTCCGGCAAGACCACTCTGTGCCAGTGCCTCAACGGGGTCATCCCCCACTCGCAGGGCGGCCGCCTGAAGGGCCGGGTCACCGTTGCCGGTCTCGACACTCAAACGAGCTTCACCTCCCAGCTCGCCCAGAAGGTCGGGATGGTCCTGGACGATCCGGAGACGCAGCTCTTCACAACGAAGATCAGCAACGAGATCGCCTTCGGCCCGGAGAACCTCTGCCATCCGGTCAAAGAGATCATCGAGCGGATCGGCTGGACGCTCAAGGTCGTCCGGCTCGAGGGGTTCGAGGATCGGCCCCCGACGGCCCTCTCCGGCGGGCAAAAGCAGCGTTTGGCCATCGCCGCGGCGCTGTCCATGTTGCCCGAGGTGATGGTCCTCGACGAACCCACCTCGCAACTGGACCCCGTCGGGACGGTCGAGGTCTTCGAGGTCATCCAGGAGCTCAAGGAGCGGCATGGGATGACCATCTTGATGGCCACCCACAAGAGCGAGGAGATCGCCCGCTTCGCCGACAAGGTGGTCGTCCTTCAGGAAGGCAGGATGGTCGCCTGTGACCGTCCTCAGGTCATCTTCTCCGACGCCAAGCTGATGCGCGAGACCTGGATCAGGCCCCCGCAGGTCTCGGAGTTGGCTTCGTACTTGGGCGAGCGTGGGGTGAACCTCCCGGCCTGCCCGGTGCTCAAGTCCGACGCCGTGGAAGCCGTTACCCAGCTTCTGTCAGCCAAGGAGTGA
- a CDS encoding amidohydrolase, translating into MAILIKNARYLIQDADTVLEGADLVIRGNRIASVSPTGGEPGVGDGAGAGPVEEVIDATEKVVIPGFVNAHTHLYQNLLKNVREDLPLKQWCEEVTFPFADVVHQDHWQRNDISVGYAWSVLGAMEMVRSGITSFIDMDLTLDTIFEAWLDVGVRGIAAITMVNRWVPKDLMRDDSVRKAEVLSYVDRWTGSAGRGLVQVVLAPSTPFACTPDMLAWIRSIADQRDLGVQTHVSETRWEVEQSTRETGTTPLAYLDSLGFLKGHLTAAHCVHLTAAEIDLVQERGVIPIYNPKSNMKLGSGVAPVARMLRQGIPVALATDGAASNDIMDMFEEMRVGALLQKVAAEDPSVISARDMFRMATSNGARAARLDAGELKPGKLADLVILDLNQVHTSPIHDIVQALVLCGKAADVETVLIDGKAVMRDRRFTTISEEETFQRAVAIGADRYERSRQKTLKAEF; encoded by the coding sequence TTGGCGATTCTGATCAAGAACGCCAGATACCTGATTCAGGACGCGGATACCGTCCTGGAGGGGGCCGACCTCGTGATCCGGGGCAACCGGATCGCTTCGGTCTCACCGACCGGGGGAGAGCCCGGCGTCGGTGACGGCGCGGGCGCCGGACCGGTGGAGGAAGTCATCGACGCCACGGAGAAAGTAGTTATCCCGGGCTTCGTCAACGCCCATACCCATCTGTACCAGAACCTCCTGAAGAACGTGCGCGAAGATCTCCCTCTCAAGCAGTGGTGTGAAGAGGTCACCTTCCCCTTTGCCGACGTTGTCCATCAAGACCACTGGCAACGCAACGACATCTCGGTCGGGTACGCCTGGTCGGTCCTCGGGGCGATGGAGATGGTCCGCTCGGGGATAACGTCCTTCATCGACATGGATCTTACCCTGGACACCATCTTCGAGGCCTGGCTGGACGTGGGTGTCCGGGGCATCGCGGCAATCACCATGGTCAACCGTTGGGTGCCGAAGGACCTGATGCGAGACGACTCAGTCCGCAAGGCCGAGGTCCTGTCCTACGTTGATCGGTGGACCGGCTCGGCTGGGCGGGGACTGGTTCAAGTCGTCCTGGCCCCGTCCACCCCGTTTGCCTGTACCCCTGATATGCTGGCCTGGATCCGCTCGATTGCCGACCAACGGGACCTCGGAGTCCAGACCCATGTCTCCGAGACCCGGTGGGAGGTCGAGCAATCCACCAGGGAGACCGGGACCACCCCCCTGGCCTATCTCGACTCGCTCGGTTTTCTGAAGGGCCACCTCACCGCGGCCCATTGTGTCCACCTGACGGCGGCCGAGATTGACCTGGTCCAGGAGCGGGGGGTCATCCCCATCTACAACCCCAAGAGCAACATGAAGCTGGGCAGCGGGGTCGCTCCGGTGGCCCGGATGCTCAGGCAGGGCATCCCCGTCGCCCTGGCCACCGACGGGGCGGCTTCCAATGATATCATGGACATGTTCGAAGAGATGCGGGTCGGGGCACTGCTCCAGAAGGTGGCCGCCGAGGATCCCTCGGTCATCTCCGCCCGGGACATGTTCCGAATGGCCACATCGAACGGCGCCCGAGCCGCCCGGCTCGACGCCGGTGAGCTGAAGCCGGGGAAGCTCGCCGACCTTGTCATCCTGGACCTCAACCAAGTGCACACCTCGCCGATTCACGACATTGTCCAAGCCCTTGTGCTCTGTGGAAAGGCAGCCGACGTGGAGACCGTCCTCATCGACGGCAAGGCAGTGATGCGCGACCGGAGGTTCACGACCATCTCTGAGGAGGAGACCTTCCAACGTGCAGTGGCGATCGGAGCGGACCGCTATGAACGGTCCCGGCAGAAGACCCTCAAGGCCGAGTTTTAG
- a CDS encoding ECF transporter S component codes for MTNPVVTGREAGLKKYLGTTHPAVIAVWAALIAVANLLPSIPLIGTGGTFSVSAALLPLAGIFFGPIPGAVCAAIGQFIGQILAPHIAWLGMGTFIIGTTNALVAGFISRKNWVAPVAIIALFTLLWFTTAIGQQAVLFPIVVYGSGIVIGLVGALWGARLLEKDNPVGRGVAIWLASYAGFMAAAAVGNYLGILVVKIPAKVWNVLAFVTPVERTIFSLGAMIIGIPLLVGLPKIGIFVGPQPKEEDDD; via the coding sequence ATGACCAATCCTGTTGTTACCGGCCGGGAAGCGGGACTCAAAAAGTACCTTGGGACGACCCACCCCGCGGTAATCGCCGTCTGGGCGGCCCTGATCGCGGTAGCGAACCTACTCCCCTCGATTCCCTTGATCGGCACGGGTGGTACCTTCAGTGTCAGCGCGGCTCTACTTCCCCTGGCCGGAATCTTCTTTGGTCCTATCCCGGGCGCCGTCTGCGCCGCCATCGGTCAGTTCATCGGTCAGATCCTCGCCCCGCACATCGCCTGGCTCGGCATGGGGACCTTCATCATCGGGACGACCAACGCCCTCGTTGCCGGCTTCATATCTCGTAAGAACTGGGTCGCTCCGGTGGCCATCATCGCCCTCTTCACCCTCCTCTGGTTCACCACCGCCATCGGCCAGCAGGCCGTCCTCTTCCCGATCGTGGTCTACGGTTCGGGTATCGTCATCGGTCTGGTCGGAGCTCTCTGGGGAGCGAGGCTGCTGGAGAAGGACAACCCCGTGGGTCGAGGCGTCGCCATCTGGCTGGCCTCCTACGCCGGCTTCATGGCCGCGGCCGCGGTCGGCAACTACCTCGGCATCCTGGTCGTCAAGATCCCGGCCAAGGTCTGGAATGTCCTGGCCTTCGTGACCCCGGTGGAACGGACGATCTTCTCTCTGGGCGCCATGATCATCGGTATTCCGCTCCTCGTCGGCCTCCCGAAGATCGGCATTTTCGTGGGCCCGCAGCCCAAGGAAGAAGACGACGACTGA
- a CDS encoding amidohydrolase family protein: MIIDVHNHVLSPEVIAGARHYMTRDAHFKTLGESPKNKYATADDLVAEIGATGVDQAVAFGFAFKDQGLCRETNDYVIDAVRRYPGRLIGFACVSPLAPGLEAELTRCHEAGLVGVGELFPDGQGYDISDQAQVGLLAGVCRERGMPILLHTNEQVGHAYPGKGVTGPVRAAAFAEHNPGVTVILAHLGGGLLFYELMPEMRRILRDVYYDTAAMPFLYDKALLQAAATAGVLEKVLFGSDYPLLSPGRYVEEIDRVGLDSSQKALILGANAARVIPTATGR; encoded by the coding sequence ATGATCATCGATGTGCACAACCACGTTCTCTCGCCGGAGGTCATCGCCGGGGCCCGCCACTACATGACCCGGGATGCCCACTTCAAGACCCTCGGGGAGAGCCCGAAGAACAAGTACGCCACCGCCGATGACCTCGTGGCCGAGATCGGGGCGACCGGCGTCGACCAGGCGGTGGCCTTCGGTTTCGCCTTCAAGGACCAGGGCTTATGCCGGGAGACCAATGACTACGTGATTGACGCCGTTCGGCGCTACCCGGGTCGGTTGATCGGCTTTGCCTGCGTCTCTCCTCTGGCCCCGGGTCTGGAGGCGGAGCTGACCCGGTGTCATGAGGCCGGTCTGGTCGGTGTGGGCGAGCTGTTCCCCGATGGCCAGGGCTACGACATCTCCGACCAGGCCCAGGTGGGGTTGCTGGCGGGCGTCTGCCGCGAGCGGGGGATGCCTATCCTTCTCCACACCAATGAGCAGGTCGGGCACGCCTACCCGGGGAAGGGGGTCACCGGACCGGTCAGGGCGGCGGCCTTCGCCGAGCACAACCCCGGGGTGACGGTCATCCTGGCCCACCTTGGTGGGGGGCTGCTGTTCTATGAGCTGATGCCGGAGATGCGGCGCATCCTCCGCGACGTCTACTACGATACCGCCGCCATGCCCTTCCTCTACGACAAGGCCCTCCTCCAGGCCGCCGCCACGGCGGGGGTGCTGGAGAAGGTCCTCTTTGGAAGTGACTACCCCCTGCTATCCCCGGGCCGCTACGTCGAAGAAATCGACCGAGTGGGCCTGGACTCCTCACAAAAGGCCCTCATCCTAGGAGCTAACGCCGCACGGGTGATCCCAACCGCCACGGGGAGATGA
- a CDS encoding energy-coupling factor transporter transmembrane component T: protein MTLIQYYPGESLFHRLDPRVKILILLLLTVVIFIVENFFVIAIIFATILALWTSARLPLKAVASYFKFLLSLFVFLTILQALFYPGTRVLVHPIIPDVVPLLGGSGTITVEGLLFGLLICFRLLVLVCLLPLITMTTPIHMFALGLVRMGMTYRIAYTATTAINMIPTLQTETGVIIDAQRLRGFTVFEKGTIVQKMRAYPALVVPLVIGAMRRAQLMGVAMDARAFGALDKRSYVEDIAMRPMDWVAAGVLVVYSAATLLANFTL from the coding sequence GTGACCCTCATTCAGTACTATCCCGGGGAGTCTCTGTTCCATAGGCTCGACCCCCGGGTCAAGATCCTCATCCTTCTCTTGCTGACCGTCGTCATCTTCATCGTTGAGAACTTCTTCGTCATCGCCATCATCTTTGCGACCATCTTGGCCCTCTGGACCAGCGCCCGGTTACCCCTCAAAGCGGTGGCCTCGTACTTCAAGTTCCTCCTCAGCCTCTTTGTCTTCTTGACCATCCTCCAGGCCCTCTTCTATCCAGGCACCAGGGTTCTGGTCCATCCGATCATCCCCGACGTCGTCCCGCTCCTCGGAGGCTCGGGGACCATCACCGTCGAGGGGCTCCTCTTCGGCCTGTTGATCTGCTTCCGTCTTCTCGTCCTGGTCTGTCTGCTCCCCCTGATCACCATGACCACGCCCATTCACATGTTCGCCCTGGGCCTGGTGAGGATGGGGATGACCTACAGGATCGCCTATACCGCGACGACGGCCATCAACATGATCCCGACCCTCCAAACGGAGACCGGTGTGATCATCGACGCCCAGCGCCTCAGGGGCTTCACCGTCTTCGAGAAGGGGACGATTGTGCAGAAGATGAGGGCCTATCCGGCCTTGGTTGTCCCCCTGGTCATCGGGGCCATGCGCCGGGCCCAGTTGATGGGCGTGGCCATGGACGCCAGGGCCTTCGGGGCCCTCGACAAGCGTTCCTACGTCGAGGATATCGCCATGCGTCCGATGGACTGGGTGGCGGCCGGCGTCCTCGTGGTCTACTCGGCCGCCACGCTCTTGGCCAACTTCACCCTGTAG
- a CDS encoding amidohydrolase family protein yields the protein MIIDGHVHLTRPLSMLLEGMNAAGVDRAVVCSAGLAEGETITDLATARLGMDRIARAGAQAGYGADRLWAINEGLAAAVKASSGRIGALGKLDLHLPDEVVAHELEHLRDLGLWGVGETVGLHGRVERLEPVLRALSNAPRPVLPVWIHGDYPMDADDLEQVLALARGYPAVPIVIGHLGGDHWIPVIDGARRLDHVYLDTSEAVNLVAVRVAAAEMPDRLLFGSDFPWEDPRVALMRVGQVGLESPALQRILGQNALALWPNL from the coding sequence ATGATCATTGACGGCCATGTCCATTTGACCCGGCCCCTGTCCATGCTCCTTGAAGGGATGAACGCGGCCGGTGTCGACCGGGCGGTAGTCTGTTCGGCCGGCCTGGCCGAGGGCGAGACGATCACCGACCTGGCCACCGCCCGCCTGGGGATGGACCGCATCGCCCGGGCAGGGGCGCAGGCGGGTTACGGTGCCGACCGCCTATGGGCAATCAACGAAGGGCTGGCGGCGGCCGTAAAAGCTTCCAGCGGCCGAATCGGAGCCCTCGGGAAACTCGATCTCCATCTGCCCGACGAGGTCGTGGCCCATGAACTCGAGCACCTCCGCGACCTCGGCCTGTGGGGCGTCGGTGAGACCGTCGGTCTCCACGGTCGGGTCGAGCGGCTTGAGCCCGTCCTCCGGGCGTTATCAAACGCCCCTCGGCCGGTGCTTCCGGTATGGATCCATGGGGACTACCCGATGGATGCGGACGACCTGGAGCAGGTCCTGGCCCTCGCCCGAGGGTACCCGGCGGTCCCCATCGTCATCGGCCACCTTGGCGGGGACCATTGGATCCCGGTCATCGACGGGGCCCGCCGGCTGGACCATGTCTACCTCGATACCTCCGAGGCCGTGAACCTTGTCGCCGTGCGGGTGGCCGCCGCGGAAATGCCTGACCGTCTCCTCTTCGGTTCCGATTTCCCCTGGGAAGACCCGCGGGTGGCCTTGATGCGGGTCGGGCAAGTGGGTCTGGAATCGCCGGCGCTCCAGAGGATTCTTGGACAGAATGCGCTGGCTCTCTGGCCAAACCTTTGA
- a CDS encoding XRE family transcriptional regulator, with protein MIGPLIKKIRQENGMSQTELAVKTGLTPSFVSQFERGLTEPSLATLRRICEVLGVSMFQFLVGDEEVNPLVKKDQRKRIVFPKSNLVHEQLTRSGGRKLDMSYSVLPAGVVSSDEPLNHACDECIFVLSGRLEIRLGEQLYLVDEGDSIYIDARTPHQMRNIGEDEARIVMCSAPAIF; from the coding sequence ATGATCGGGCCGCTGATCAAGAAGATCAGGCAGGAGAACGGGATGAGCCAGACCGAACTGGCCGTCAAGACCGGATTGACGCCGAGCTTCGTCTCGCAGTTCGAGCGCGGCCTGACCGAGCCGTCGCTGGCCACCCTCCGGAGGATCTGCGAAGTCCTAGGGGTCTCCATGTTCCAGTTCCTGGTCGGGGACGAAGAGGTCAACCCGCTGGTGAAAAAGGATCAGCGGAAGCGGATCGTCTTTCCCAAGTCGAACCTCGTCCATGAACAGTTGACCAGGAGCGGCGGCCGCAAGCTGGACATGTCCTACAGCGTCCTGCCGGCGGGGGTGGTCTCCAGCGATGAACCGCTGAACCATGCCTGCGACGAGTGCATCTTCGTCCTCAGCGGCCGGCTGGAGATCCGCCTGGGCGAACAGCTGTACCTGGTTGACGAAGGTGACAGCATCTACATCGACGCGCGCACGCCTCACCAAATGCGGAACATCGGGGAAGATGAGGCCCGCATCGTCATGTGCAGCGCGCCGGCGATTTTCTGA
- a CDS encoding methyltetrahydrofolate cobalamin methyltransferase, which yields MQIVGELINSSRKGVQSAVAARDVAFIQDLARRQVAAGATMLDINAGTFLEAEPEALEWLVRVVQEAVDLPLCLDSPNPVALERALRTHRGKALLNSITAEEERLSSLIPLVIESQCSVVGLLMDDGGIPQTLEDRLRIAHRLVSRLTAAGVPAGDIFLDPLVQPVGVSGAYGPVVLETIRRVVSELAPVHTICGLSNVSFGLPARKLLNRAFVVMGVMSGLDTVILDPEDQQLMGLLAAARVVSDRDDFALEYISAFRAGRLAE from the coding sequence ATGCAGATTGTCGGTGAACTGATCAACAGCAGCCGCAAGGGGGTTCAATCGGCGGTGGCCGCCAGGGATGTCGCCTTCATCCAAGACCTGGCCCGAAGACAGGTCGCGGCCGGGGCCACGATGCTGGACATCAATGCTGGGACTTTCCTCGAGGCCGAGCCAGAAGCCCTGGAGTGGCTGGTCAGGGTGGTCCAGGAGGCCGTCGACCTGCCCCTGTGCCTGGACAGCCCCAACCCCGTCGCCCTGGAACGCGCCCTCCGGACCCACCGGGGGAAGGCCCTGCTGAACTCGATCACCGCCGAGGAGGAACGACTCTCCTCGCTGATCCCGTTGGTTATAGAGTCTCAATGCTCCGTGGTCGGCCTGCTCATGGACGACGGCGGCATCCCGCAGACCCTGGAGGACCGCCTCCGCATCGCTCACCGGCTGGTCTCAAGGCTGACGGCGGCCGGTGTGCCGGCCGGGGACATCTTCCTTGACCCGCTGGTCCAGCCGGTCGGCGTCTCCGGGGCCTACGGCCCGGTTGTCCTCGAGACCATCCGCCGGGTCGTCAGTGAGCTGGCCCCGGTTCACACCATCTGCGGGCTGTCCAACGTATCTTTCGGGCTACCGGCCAGGAAGCTCCTGAATCGGGCCTTCGTGGTGATGGGGGTGATGAGTGGTCTGGACACGGTCATCCTCGATCCCGAGGACCAACAGCTGATGGGACTCCTCGCCGCGGCCCGGGTCGTCTCCGACCGGGATGACTTCGCCCTCGAATACATCAGCGCTTTTCGCGCCGGGAGGCTGGCCGAATGA
- the mch gene encoding methenyltetrahydromethanopterin cyclohydrolase yields MFSVNEEAAKIARRMISEADLLNIEVSRLDNGATVLDCGVSAAGGWLAGKHFVAVTIAGLGEVAFGTFQLSGLVLPSIDVYVDRPGIACLSSQFSGWRIPGVRYNTLAPLGSGPARAIAQNDKFCKPVPYVDKNHEVVWAIQTTVLPDVAMTDSVAAACGAEPENLYVLAAATGSFAGAMQVVARNVEPAMWRVASQGFDPNKVICGYGSSPLPPIVRDELKAMDRVNTSLLYGTSVLLYVDCTDAEVEAVIERLPLSGSRLYGEEFIDIFERGKRDFYEIDKDVHTVARFTINNVATGRTYSAGTIRPDLLEKCFSR; encoded by the coding sequence GTGTTCAGTGTCAACGAAGAAGCCGCGAAGATTGCCCGCCGGATGATCTCCGAGGCTGACCTACTCAACATTGAAGTTAGCAGGCTGGACAACGGTGCGACCGTTCTCGACTGCGGGGTTTCCGCGGCCGGGGGATGGCTGGCCGGAAAACACTTCGTCGCCGTAACCATAGCCGGACTCGGCGAAGTCGCCTTCGGCACCTTCCAACTCAGCGGACTTGTCCTTCCCTCGATCGACGTCTACGTCGACCGGCCGGGGATCGCCTGCCTGTCGTCGCAGTTCTCGGGGTGGCGCATCCCCGGGGTCAGGTACAACACCCTGGCGCCGCTCGGGTCCGGGCCGGCCCGGGCCATCGCCCAGAACGACAAGTTCTGCAAGCCGGTCCCTTACGTGGACAAGAACCACGAGGTCGTCTGGGCCATCCAGACCACCGTCCTTCCGGATGTCGCCATGACCGATTCGGTCGCCGCCGCCTGCGGCGCCGAGCCGGAGAACCTCTATGTCCTGGCCGCCGCCACCGGGAGCTTCGCCGGGGCGATGCAGGTCGTCGCCCGCAACGTCGAGCCGGCCATGTGGCGCGTCGCCTCCCAGGGGTTCGACCCCAACAAGGTCATCTGCGGTTACGGTTCCTCTCCGCTCCCGCCGATCGTTCGCGACGAACTGAAGGCGATGGACCGGGTCAACACCTCCCTCCTCTACGGGACCAGTGTCCTCCTCTACGTGGACTGCACCGACGCCGAGGTCGAGGCGGTCATCGAGCGGCTGCCGCTCTCGGGTTCCCGGCTGTACGGTGAAGAGTTCATTGACATCTTCGAGCGGGGGAAGCGCGATTTCTATGAGATCGACAAGGACGTCCATACGGTGGCCCGCTTCACCATCAACAACGTCGCCACCGGACGGACTTACAGCGCCGGAACCATCCGTCCCGACCTGCTGGAAAAGTGCTTCTCCAGATAG
- a CDS encoding ATP-binding cassette domain-containing protein, whose product MEEPVIQVQNLTYTYPGGFTALREINFSVRRNEFVGIIGQNGAGKSTLLKNITGLLTPAVGRVVVHGFDTRRAKVADIATHVGFVLQNPDRQLFAQTVREEVAFGPKNLGLPDSDIEERVQTALAYVGLEGNREGFPPALSKGDRAKVVIASVLAMRPELIILDEPTSGQDYRGCYQIMDIARAFHQSGHTVVVVTHHMALVAEYADRVIVMGNGSILMDDTTRNVFARPDLLRQTYITPPQITQVASELNGAVGLTETVLRVPELGEAVLRRLGGKVPQN is encoded by the coding sequence GTGGAAGAACCGGTGATTCAGGTCCAGAACCTCACCTACACCTACCCCGGCGGCTTCACGGCTCTCCGTGAGATCAACTTCAGTGTCCGGAGGAACGAGTTTGTTGGGATCATCGGACAGAACGGCGCGGGCAAATCGACCCTCCTCAAGAACATCACCGGGCTGCTGACGCCCGCCGTCGGGCGGGTGGTCGTCCACGGCTTTGACACCCGGCGGGCCAAGGTGGCGGACATCGCCACCCATGTCGGTTTTGTCCTCCAGAACCCCGACCGGCAACTGTTCGCCCAGACCGTCCGGGAAGAGGTCGCCTTCGGACCCAAGAACCTCGGCCTCCCGGATTCCGATATCGAGGAACGGGTCCAGACCGCCCTCGCCTATGTGGGACTTGAAGGCAACCGGGAGGGCTTCCCTCCGGCCCTGAGCAAGGGCGACCGGGCCAAGGTGGTCATCGCTTCAGTCCTGGCCATGCGGCCGGAGCTGATCATCCTCGACGAGCCGACCAGCGGACAGGACTATCGGGGCTGCTATCAGATCATGGATATCGCCCGTGCGTTCCATCAATCGGGCCACACCGTGGTCGTCGTCACCCACCACATGGCCCTCGTCGCCGAGTACGCCGACCGGGTCATCGTCATGGGCAACGGCAGCATCCTCATGGACGACACGACTCGCAACGTCTTCGCCCGGCCCGACCTTCTCCGTCAGACCTACATCACGCCGCCCCAGATCACCCAGGTCGCCTCCGAGCTGAATGGGGCCGTCGGTCTGACGGAAACCGTCCTCCGCGTCCCCGAGCTCGGCGAGGCCGTCCTCCGCCGGCTGGGCGGGAAGGTCCCCCAGAACTAA